One genomic segment of Gottschalkia acidurici 9a includes these proteins:
- a CDS encoding BlaI/MecI/CopY family transcriptional regulator: MNKISKISESELEIMKVLWSKSFLSSNEIINLLEHKVTWSGQTIKTFLNRLLNKEVIGFKKEGRNYRYYPLISYEEYIKVENKSFLERIYNGALDMLFSKFIEEEDLTEKDIEKLENILKEKKNDINSRD; the protein is encoded by the coding sequence ATGAATAAGATTTCAAAAATATCAGAATCAGAGTTAGAAATAATGAAGGTTCTTTGGAGCAAAAGTTTTTTATCATCTAATGAGATTATAAACTTATTAGAACATAAGGTAACCTGGTCAGGTCAAACGATAAAAACTTTTTTAAATAGACTTCTTAATAAAGAAGTAATAGGCTTTAAAAAAGAAGGAAGAAACTATCGTTATTATCCATTAATATCTTATGAAGAGTACATAAAAGTAGAAAATAAGTCTTTTCTTGAAAGAATTTATAATGGAGCTTTAGATATGTTATTCTCAAAGTTTATAGAGGAAGAAGATTTAACAGAAAAAGATATTGAAAAGCTAGAAAATATTTTAAAAGAGAAAAAGAATGATATTAACAGTAGAGATTAA